Genomic DNA from Niallia circulans:
TCGCAAGAGCATATACCGGCAGAAACAAAGTAATTAAGTTTGCAGGCTGCTACCACGGTCACTCTGACCCTGTTCTTGTTGCAGCAGGCTCTGGTCCGTCTACACTGGGAACTCCAGATTCAGCTGGTGTGCCAGCAGTGATTGCAGCAGATGTTATCACTGTTCCATTCAACGATCCTGACGCATTCAAGGATGCCCTAAAAAAATGGGGTCAAGAAATTGCGGCAGTACTTGTAGAACCAATCGTTGGTAACTTTGGAATTGTCGAGCCGATTGAAGGGTTCCTTGAATTAATAAATGAGTATACACATAACGCTGGGGCACTTGTTATCTATGATGAGGTAATCACAGCCTTCCGCTTTACATATGGCGGTGCACAGGACTTATTAGGAGTTCAGCCAGATTTAACTGCATTAGGAAAAGTGATCGGCGGAGGCTTACCAATCGGAGCTTATGGCGGGAAAAAGGAAATTATGGACAAAGTGGCCCCAGTAGGACCTGCATATCAAGCTGGTACACATGCTGGAAATCCGGCATCTGTTCTTTCAGGTATCGCTTGTCTTGAAGTGCTTAAGCAAAAAGGTGTATACGAGCATTTAGACAGACTTGGAGCATTGCTTGAAAAGGGTATCGCCGAAGCTGCCGCTACACATAATATGCCAATTACAATTAATCGATTAAAAGGCGCATTGACTGTTTATTTCACAAACGAGAAAGTCATGAATTATGAGCAAGCCGAAAATACAGACGGCGAGCTGTTCGGTAAATTCTTTAAATTAATGGTTGAACAAGGCATTATGCTTGCCCCTTCCAAATATGAAGCATGGTTCATAACAATCGCCCATACAGAGGAAGACATCGAAGCAACAATACATGCAGTCAACAATGCTTTCGAAGCATTAGCAAAAGAACTATAAGAATAAACTGCTGTCAGTAAGACAACAATCACAGTTGTCTACAATCAAACATGGATCATAATTTACGCAGCAGGGAAACTTCTACTTAAGTGGTTAAACACCAGCTAGAATCCCTGCTGTGAAAAATTTAGAAACAGAGAGCATGCCGCTCTCCGTTTCTAAATCTATACATCACAACAACTATTCTAATATTCTCTCCCCTTCATATCTATTAAGGATAACAAACAACACCCACATCAGTACTACTTTCACTAACTTTTCATGAAAATATCATATAATCCTACAAATGACTATTGATGTTAACAAGCAATCACTGTATAGTACATTATTGTTTAGTTTTTCTATAAATTGTTTAAAGTAAAGGTATACTACGCATAAGAAAATGTATGAGAGAGGATTATTTCAATATGACACTTGGAGCGCGCATTCTTAAAACAGGAATCGCCATCGTTTTAGCATTATTTCTTGCACAAACACTGCAAGTACCAACTCCTGTATTCGCGGGGATTTCAGCAATATTTGCGATACAGCCTACTATCTATCGATCTTACTTATCTATAATAGAACAAATTCAAGGTAATATAATCGGCGCGATAATCGCAGTTGTCTTCGTACTTAGCTTTGGCAACAACATCTTTATTATTGGTCTAGCAGCCGTTATCGTAATTACAATTAACTTAAAGCTTAAACTGGAAAAGACGATCATCTTGTCGACAGTAACGTTGATCGCTATTATGGAAACAACAACAGATGACTTTATCATCTTTGCGATAATACGGTTTTCTACTATTATGCTTGGGATTATTTCAGCATTTATCGTTAATCTCGTATTTTTGCCTCCTAAATATGAAAACAAGCTGTACAACAGCATTTCTGATATTAGTGAAGAAATTACAAAGTGGATTCGCCTCAATATTAGGCATGCATCCGAACATAGTCTATTGAAAAATGATATCGACAAGATTTCTGACCGGATAATTAAAATAGATCAGCTTTATTTAATGTATAAAGAAGAAAGAAACTATTTTAAGAGGAACACCCCTCTTAAAGCAAGAAAGCTTGTTATCTACAGGCAGATGATAAACACATTGAAAAGATCCTTTCATACTTTGAAAAAGCTGCACCGTTTTGAGAATGAGCTTAAAACACTGCCAGAGAATTTTCAAAACATTATCCAGCAGCAGCTCGATTGTCTAATCCATCATCATGAGCATGTTATGTTGAAGTTCATCGGAAAGGTAAAGCCAAATGTAACCTTTGAAGAGGGTAATATCACTTTAGATAGAAAAGAATTGTTCTATCAGCTTATTAACCATTACCGGGAAACAGTAGATGAGCGGGTATGTGAGCAAAACGAGGAGCTTGTACAGTATCATGCGATGCAAATCATTTCTGCCATCATTGAATATGATGAGAATGTGGAGCATTTAGATACGCTGATTACTACAATTCAAGTCCATCATAATC
This window encodes:
- a CDS encoding glutamate-1-semialdehyde 2,1-aminomutase encodes the protein MQHNNSERLHEEALKVIVGGVNSPSRSYKAVGGGAPVAMERGQGAYFFDVDGNQYIDYLAAYGPIITGHAHPHITKAITKAAESGVLYGTPTPHEVTFAKMLQEAIPSLEKVRFMNSGTEAVMTTIRVARAYTGRNKVIKFAGCYHGHSDPVLVAAGSGPSTLGTPDSAGVPAVIAADVITVPFNDPDAFKDALKKWGQEIAAVLVEPIVGNFGIVEPIEGFLELINEYTHNAGALVIYDEVITAFRFTYGGAQDLLGVQPDLTALGKVIGGGLPIGAYGGKKEIMDKVAPVGPAYQAGTHAGNPASVLSGIACLEVLKQKGVYEHLDRLGALLEKGIAEAAATHNMPITINRLKGALTVYFTNEKVMNYEQAENTDGELFGKFFKLMVEQGIMLAPSKYEAWFITIAHTEEDIEATIHAVNNAFEALAKEL
- a CDS encoding FUSC family protein, whose product is MTLGARILKTGIAIVLALFLAQTLQVPTPVFAGISAIFAIQPTIYRSYLSIIEQIQGNIIGAIIAVVFVLSFGNNIFIIGLAAVIVITINLKLKLEKTIILSTVTLIAIMETTTDDFIIFAIIRFSTIMLGIISAFIVNLVFLPPKYENKLYNSISDISEEITKWIRLNIRHASEHSLLKNDIDKISDRIIKIDQLYLMYKEERNYFKRNTPLKARKLVIYRQMINTLKRSFHTLKKLHRFENELKTLPENFQNIIQQQLDCLIHHHEHVMLKFIGKVKPNVTFEEGNITLDRKELFYQLINHYRETVDERVCEQNEELVQYHAMQIISAIIEYDENVEHLDTLITTIQVHHNHEPEVKMEE